From the genome of Candidatus Electrothrix communis, one region includes:
- the thrC gene encoding threonine synthase: MKYISTRGGIEPIAFDQAVMMGLARDGGLLLPETLPAVSAQKLDAWQNLHYKNLALEVLDLFTGDMPRLDLDDLVERSYSSFRHPQVTPVRKTGDLYIMELFHGPTLAFKDVALQLLGNLFEYELKKSGGFMNIIGATSGDTGSAAIYGVRGKKGINIFILHPHGRTSPIQALQMTTVTDANVFNLAVNGTFDDAQAIVKELFSDLEFKDQYQLGAINSINWARVLAQVVYYVFAFLKLRKQGFDSVDFSVPTGNFGDIFAGYVAKKLLPEGCINRLILATNSNDILTRFVNNGDYSIAGEVTPTFSPSMDIQIASNFERYLYYLHDQDGAKVKADMETFAATGRMDLSAFGEQAGRDFSSYSVSEEETIATIRQCYQDHNYLLDPHTAIGVRAAQELKEDRPVVCLATAHPAKFGEAVQKATGNEVELPPALAGLAGKESRCEILDADIALIREYVEKNALEGEI; the protein is encoded by the coding sequence ATGAAATATATAAGCACCAGGGGCGGGATAGAGCCCATTGCATTTGATCAGGCAGTTATGATGGGCCTTGCGCGGGACGGGGGCTTGCTGCTCCCGGAAACCTTGCCCGCAGTGTCGGCACAGAAACTGGATGCCTGGCAGAATCTTCATTATAAGAATCTTGCCCTGGAGGTGTTGGATCTGTTCACCGGCGATATGCCGCGTCTTGATCTGGATGATTTGGTTGAGCGGTCCTACAGTTCCTTCCGCCATCCTCAGGTCACTCCGGTGCGTAAGACCGGTGATCTCTATATCATGGAGCTCTTCCACGGCCCGACGTTGGCCTTTAAGGACGTGGCCTTGCAGCTGCTCGGCAACCTGTTTGAGTATGAGCTGAAAAAGAGCGGCGGCTTCATGAATATCATCGGGGCCACTTCCGGCGATACCGGCAGTGCAGCCATCTACGGGGTTCGGGGGAAAAAAGGGATCAATATCTTTATCCTCCATCCGCACGGGCGTACCAGCCCGATCCAGGCCCTCCAGATGACCACGGTCACGGATGCCAATGTCTTTAATCTTGCCGTCAACGGCACTTTTGATGATGCTCAGGCCATAGTTAAAGAGCTGTTCAGTGATCTGGAATTCAAGGATCAATATCAGCTGGGTGCAATCAACTCCATTAACTGGGCTCGGGTCCTGGCTCAGGTGGTCTACTATGTCTTTGCCTTTCTCAAATTGCGCAAACAGGGCTTTGACTCGGTGGATTTTTCTGTGCCCACAGGGAATTTCGGCGATATCTTTGCTGGTTATGTGGCTAAGAAGCTGCTGCCGGAAGGCTGCATCAACCGCTTGATCCTGGCCACCAATTCCAATGATATTCTAACCCGCTTTGTCAATAACGGCGATTATTCCATTGCCGGAGAGGTGACCCCGACCTTCAGTCCGTCTATGGATATCCAGATCGCCTCCAATTTTGAGCGCTATCTCTATTATCTGCATGATCAGGATGGTGCTAAGGTCAAGGCGGATATGGAGACTTTTGCCGCCACCGGGCGTATGGATCTTTCCGCCTTTGGGGAACAGGCTGGCCGTGACTTTTCCTCCTATTCTGTGTCTGAGGAAGAGACCATCGCCACGATCCGCCAATGCTATCAGGACCATAATTATCTGCTTGATCCCCATACGGCAATCGGTGTCCGGGCCGCGCAGGAGCTTAAGGAAGATCGGCCTGTGGTCTGTCTTGCCACGGCTCATCCGGCGAAATTCGGCGAGGCGGTGCAAAAGGCCACCGGTAATGAGGTGGAACTGCCGCCCGCCTTGGCCGGGTTAGCAGGGAAGGAGAGTCGTTGTGAGATCCTGGATGCGGATATTGCCTTGATTCGGGAATATGTGGAGAAGAATGCGTTGGAGGGAGAAATTTAA
- a CDS encoding EI24 domain-containing protein — MKKTIKAFKVGHEVLWKHGQWKRLRLPIAISVLLVPLSIAGFFALGWGLSDYLQHLLFPEQTWTEWIGFAVWIALSVVAAGPLYILFRSLVLLVFTPFLDLISEEAECILTGKPTPTGQSIPASLIRLSLILLVTVLASVLVVIAGFALSALPVIGALLSAAVVFFFQMFLSSAAFVDPYLDRRGMAPKQTFALLWSKKGEMFFFGAAGLLLTMIPIIGWFIGPTYSVISGVALGVLLFEENQENGASEQAVS, encoded by the coding sequence ATGAAAAAAACCATAAAAGCCTTTAAAGTCGGCCACGAAGTCCTCTGGAAACACGGCCAGTGGAAAAGACTCCGCCTCCCCATCGCCATCTCCGTCCTGCTGGTTCCGCTTTCCATAGCAGGCTTCTTTGCGCTGGGCTGGGGTCTGTCCGATTATCTCCAGCACCTGCTCTTCCCGGAGCAAACCTGGACCGAATGGATCGGCTTTGCAGTCTGGATCGCCCTGAGCGTTGTGGCGGCGGGACCATTGTATATCCTCTTCCGCAGCCTTGTGCTGCTGGTCTTCACCCCTTTTCTTGACCTCATCTCTGAAGAGGCGGAATGCATTCTTACCGGCAAACCCACTCCCACCGGACAAAGCATCCCGGCCTCGTTGATACGGCTGTCCCTGATCCTGCTGGTCACAGTGCTGGCGTCCGTGCTGGTCGTTATTGCCGGGTTCGCGCTGTCTGCTCTCCCGGTTATAGGTGCGCTTCTATCCGCTGCCGTGGTCTTTTTCTTCCAGATGTTCCTGAGCAGCGCCGCTTTTGTCGATCCCTACCTGGACCGTCGCGGCATGGCCCCGAAACAGACCTTTGCCCTATTGTGGAGCAAAAAGGGCGAGATGTTTTTTTTCGGCGCAGCTGGTCTACTCCTCACCATGATCCCGATTATCGGCTGGTTTATCGGCCCGACCTATTCGGTGATCAGCGGTGTTGCTCTGGGGGTACTGCTCTTTGAAGAAAATCAGGAGAACGGTGCGTCAGAACAGGCCGTGTCCTGA